Proteins from a genomic interval of Zingiber officinale cultivar Zhangliang chromosome 1B, Zo_v1.1, whole genome shotgun sequence:
- the LOC121978710 gene encoding serine/threonine-protein kinase EDR1-like isoform X2, which yields MKNIFKKRSHHRPNEVPSASSTVAAQSPAAAVSPLCASDLRDAASATSPTTPQSSVEPPRTTSSGDDWQDYFSSEEEFQVQLALAISASNSELKGDLDGDQIRAAKLLSLGRERIQQDQESSAELLSRRYWDYNVLDYDEKIVDGFYDVYGLSGNSASQKRMPSLTDLQTSIGDLGFEVIVVNRAIDPALVELEQIAQCILLGCPTADIAVLVQRISELVMGHMGGRVRDANDMLAKWMERSTELRSTQQTSLLPIGCIKVGLSRHRALLFKVLADNIGIPCRLVKGSHYTGVDDDAINIINLDEREFLVDLMAAPGTLIPADVLSLKNTSSNPSINISMNSWSSIPEDDFFKDKLLNSEFKGHNAVPSLGDIQTVDKRTRYENSTWIPSVQSDHNGESSTSNGSTSGGSVSLLSIQDEHDQTTSTSITSSKQKGIVVAASIDGNNWEKRKANAVLNPQDALDVTNLFADLNPFRGTLGAKAAPHPKATDSSNSGYQRRKENIAVGPGRSQVPLVWKGRSACNEISSTKQKILESSNPQKNFVPQTSSSKMPSSAAKSSSTSTNVAGFSVIVNSLESQSSSTSIGMGYGSPEYARPSKDSEKMAHHYLYHQTEKTFENLVPSAGKNLDDNVNKMVSLNSHLSELQEQKTNVAEKQVHQKPSHDRCTETNMNTVDEESPSFPAVSPSIYEESSNYSQVQLSKLDPVLDDVANWEIPWEELVVGERIGLGSYGEVYRADWNGAEVAVKKFLDQDFYGDALDEFRSEIRIMRRLRHPNVVLFMGAVTRPPNLSIVSEFLPRGSLYRILHRPNCQIDEKRRIKMALDVAMGMNCLHTSVPTIVHRDLKSPNLLVNENWTVKVCDFGLSRLKHSTFLSSKSTAGTPEWMAPEVLRNENSNEKEC from the exons GGCCGCTGTCTCCCCTTTGTGCGCATCCGACCTCCGGGACGCAGCTTCAGCGACGTCTCCGACCACTCCCCAATCCTCGGTTGAGCCACCGCGCACTACTTCCTCTGGGGACGACTGGCAGGACTACTTCTCGTCGGAAGAGGAGTTCCAGGTGCAACTCGCACTTGCGATCAGCGCGTCGAATTCGGAATTAAAGGGCGATCTTGATGGAGATCAGATCCGCGCGGCCAAGCTTTTGAGCCTGGGTAGGGAACGGATCCAGCAGGATCAGGAGAGCTCAGCGGAATTGTTGTCGCGGCGCTATTGG GATTACAATGTACTTGATTATGATGAGAAAATTGTGGATGGGTTCTATGACGTTTATGGGCTCTCAGGAAATTCTGCAAGTCAGAAAAGGATGCCATCACTAACAGATCTCCAAACAAGCATCGGAGATTTAGGTTTTGAAGTCATTGTAGTCAACCGTGCAATTGACCCTGCATTAGTAGAGTTGGAGCAAATCGCTCAGTGCATTTTGTTAGGATGCCCTACTGCTGACATTGCAGTGTTGGTGCAAAGAATATCTGAACTGGTCATGGGCCATATGGGTGGTCGTGTTAGAGATGCCAATGACATGCTAGCAAAATGGATGGAAAGAAGTACTGAATTGCGCAGCACACAGCAGACAAGTTTGTTACCCATTGGCTGCATAAAAGTAGGATTATCTCGGCACCGAGCTCTCTTGTTTAAG GTTCTTGCGGACAATATTGGCATTCCTTGCAGACTAGTTAAAGGGAGTCATTACACTGGTGTGGATGACGATGCCATTAACATAATAAATTTGGATGAAAG GGAATTCTTGGTTGATCTTATGGCTGCCCCAGGCACCCTAATTCCAGCTGATGTACTCAGTTTAAAAAATACTTCTTCAAATCCAAGCATAAATATAAGTATGAACTCATGGTCAAGCATACCAGAGGATGATTTTTTCAAGGATAAACTGTTGAATAGCGAGTTTAAAGGCCATAATGCAGTTCCATCCCTGGGTGATATTCAAACTGTAGATAAGAGAACAAGATATGAAAATTCAACTTGGATACCATCAGTCCAAAGTGATCATAATGGTGAATCCTCTACAAGTAATGGAAGTACATCAGGTGGAAGCGTGAGTTTGTTGTCTATACAAGATGAACATGATCAAACTACATCTACCAGTATCACTTCCTCAAAGCAGAAGGGAATAGTTGTTGCTGCTTCTATAGATGGAAATAATTGGGAGAAAAGAAAGGCCAATGCAGTTTTGAATCCGCAAGATGCTTTAGATGTGACAAACCTTTTTGCTGATTTGAACCCTTTTCGGGGAACTTTAGGTGCAAAAGCTGCTCCACATCCCAAAGCTACTGATAGTTCAAATAGTGGATACCAGAGACGCAAGGAAAATATTGCCGTAGGACCTGGACGATCACAAGTTCCATTGGTTTGGAAAGGGCGTTCTGCTTGTAATGAGATTTCTAGCACAAAACAGAAAATTTTGGAGTCATCAAATCCTCAAAAGAATTTTGTACCTCAAACTTCATCTTCTAAAATGCCTAGTTCTGCTGCAAAAAGTAGTAGCACTTCAACCAATGTTGCTGGGTTTTCTGTCATCGTTAATTCTCTTGAAAGCCAAAGTAGTAGTACTTCTATAGGTATGGGATATGGTTCCCCAGAATATGCCAGGCCAAGTAAAGATTCAGAAAAAATGGCGCACCATTACTTGTACCATCAAACAGAAAAAACATTTGAAAACCTAGTACCATCTGCAGGAAAAAATTTGGATGATAATGTCAACAAAATGGTTAGTCTAAATAGCCATTTAAGTGAATTGCAGGAACAGAAAACAAATGTTGCTGAGAAACAAGTTCATCAAAAACCTTCTCATGATAGATGCACAGAAACAAATATGAACACTGTTGATGAAGAATCTCCTAGTTTTCCAGCTGTATCTCCTAGCATTTATGAGGAATCTTCAAATTATTCACAAGTCCAATTGAGCAAGCTTGACCCTGTGCTAGATGATGTGGCTAACTGGGAAATTCCCTGGGAGGAACTGGTAGTTGGTGAGAGGATTGGTTTAG gttcatatggaGAAGTGTATCGTGCTGATTGGAATGGGGCG GAAGTAGCTGTGAAGAAATTCCTAGACCAGGATTTTTATGGGGATGCTTTGGATGAATTCCGTAGTGAG ATTCGGATAATGCGGAGGTTGCGTCATCCAAATGTTGTTCTTTTTATGGGTGCAGTAACTCGTCCTCCTAATCTATCTATTGTTTCAGAGTTTCTTCCAAG AGGAAGCTTGTACCGGATTCTTCATCGCCCAAATTGTCAAATCGATGAGAAGCGTCGGATAAAGATGGCTCTTGATGTG GCTATGGGAATGAATTGCTTGCACACAAGTGTACCTACCATTGTCCACCGTGATCTTAAATCACCTAATCTATTGGTAAATGAGAATTGGACTGTTAAG GTTTGTGATTTTGGCCTGTCACGCTTGAAGCATAGTACGTTTCTGTCATCAAAATCTACAGCTGGAACC CCTGAGTGGATGGCTCCAGAGGTGTTGCGCAATGAAAATTCCAACGAAAA GGAATGCTGA
- the LOC121978710 gene encoding serine/threonine-protein kinase EDR1-like isoform X1 — protein sequence MKNIFKKRSHHRPNEVPSASSTVAAQSPAAAVSPLCASDLRDAASATSPTTPQSSVEPPRTTSSGDDWQDYFSSEEEFQVQLALAISASNSELKGDLDGDQIRAAKLLSLGRERIQQDQESSAELLSRRYWDYNVLDYDEKIVDGFYDVYGLSGNSASQKRMPSLTDLQTSIGDLGFEVIVVNRAIDPALVELEQIAQCILLGCPTADIAVLVQRISELVMGHMGGRVRDANDMLAKWMERSTELRSTQQTSLLPIGCIKVGLSRHRALLFKVLADNIGIPCRLVKGSHYTGVDDDAINIINLDEREFLVDLMAAPGTLIPADVLSLKNTSSNPSINISMNSWSSIPEDDFFKDKLLNSEFKGHNAVPSLGDIQTVDKRTRYENSTWIPSVQSDHNGESSTSNGSTSGGSVSLLSIQDEHDQTTSTSITSSKQKGIVVAASIDGNNWEKRKANAVLNPQDALDVTNLFADLNPFRGTLGAKAAPHPKATDSSNSGYQRRKENIAVGPGRSQVPLVWKGRSACNEISSTKQKILESSNPQKNFVPQTSSSKMPSSAAKSSSTSTNVAGFSVIVNSLESQSSSTSIGMGYGSPEYARPSKDSEKMAHHYLYHQTEKTFENLVPSAGKNLDDNVNKMVSLNSHLSELQEQKTNVAEKQVHQKPSHDRCTETNMNTVDEESPSFPAVSPSIYEESSNYSQVQLSKLDPVLDDVANWEIPWEELVVGERIGLGSYGEVYRADWNGAEVAVKKFLDQDFYGDALDEFRSEIRIMRRLRHPNVVLFMGAVTRPPNLSIVSEFLPRGSLYRILHRPNCQIDEKRRIKMALDVAMGMNCLHTSVPTIVHRDLKSPNLLVNENWTVKVCDFGLSRLKHSTFLSSKSTAGTPEWMAPEVLRNENSNEKSDVYSFGVILWELATLRMPWSGMNPMQVVGAVGFQNQRLEIPKEVDPLVARIIWECWQMDPSLRPSFAQLTTVLKSLQRLIVPSHQELQNPPMPQKIPVNSIP from the exons GGCCGCTGTCTCCCCTTTGTGCGCATCCGACCTCCGGGACGCAGCTTCAGCGACGTCTCCGACCACTCCCCAATCCTCGGTTGAGCCACCGCGCACTACTTCCTCTGGGGACGACTGGCAGGACTACTTCTCGTCGGAAGAGGAGTTCCAGGTGCAACTCGCACTTGCGATCAGCGCGTCGAATTCGGAATTAAAGGGCGATCTTGATGGAGATCAGATCCGCGCGGCCAAGCTTTTGAGCCTGGGTAGGGAACGGATCCAGCAGGATCAGGAGAGCTCAGCGGAATTGTTGTCGCGGCGCTATTGG GATTACAATGTACTTGATTATGATGAGAAAATTGTGGATGGGTTCTATGACGTTTATGGGCTCTCAGGAAATTCTGCAAGTCAGAAAAGGATGCCATCACTAACAGATCTCCAAACAAGCATCGGAGATTTAGGTTTTGAAGTCATTGTAGTCAACCGTGCAATTGACCCTGCATTAGTAGAGTTGGAGCAAATCGCTCAGTGCATTTTGTTAGGATGCCCTACTGCTGACATTGCAGTGTTGGTGCAAAGAATATCTGAACTGGTCATGGGCCATATGGGTGGTCGTGTTAGAGATGCCAATGACATGCTAGCAAAATGGATGGAAAGAAGTACTGAATTGCGCAGCACACAGCAGACAAGTTTGTTACCCATTGGCTGCATAAAAGTAGGATTATCTCGGCACCGAGCTCTCTTGTTTAAG GTTCTTGCGGACAATATTGGCATTCCTTGCAGACTAGTTAAAGGGAGTCATTACACTGGTGTGGATGACGATGCCATTAACATAATAAATTTGGATGAAAG GGAATTCTTGGTTGATCTTATGGCTGCCCCAGGCACCCTAATTCCAGCTGATGTACTCAGTTTAAAAAATACTTCTTCAAATCCAAGCATAAATATAAGTATGAACTCATGGTCAAGCATACCAGAGGATGATTTTTTCAAGGATAAACTGTTGAATAGCGAGTTTAAAGGCCATAATGCAGTTCCATCCCTGGGTGATATTCAAACTGTAGATAAGAGAACAAGATATGAAAATTCAACTTGGATACCATCAGTCCAAAGTGATCATAATGGTGAATCCTCTACAAGTAATGGAAGTACATCAGGTGGAAGCGTGAGTTTGTTGTCTATACAAGATGAACATGATCAAACTACATCTACCAGTATCACTTCCTCAAAGCAGAAGGGAATAGTTGTTGCTGCTTCTATAGATGGAAATAATTGGGAGAAAAGAAAGGCCAATGCAGTTTTGAATCCGCAAGATGCTTTAGATGTGACAAACCTTTTTGCTGATTTGAACCCTTTTCGGGGAACTTTAGGTGCAAAAGCTGCTCCACATCCCAAAGCTACTGATAGTTCAAATAGTGGATACCAGAGACGCAAGGAAAATATTGCCGTAGGACCTGGACGATCACAAGTTCCATTGGTTTGGAAAGGGCGTTCTGCTTGTAATGAGATTTCTAGCACAAAACAGAAAATTTTGGAGTCATCAAATCCTCAAAAGAATTTTGTACCTCAAACTTCATCTTCTAAAATGCCTAGTTCTGCTGCAAAAAGTAGTAGCACTTCAACCAATGTTGCTGGGTTTTCTGTCATCGTTAATTCTCTTGAAAGCCAAAGTAGTAGTACTTCTATAGGTATGGGATATGGTTCCCCAGAATATGCCAGGCCAAGTAAAGATTCAGAAAAAATGGCGCACCATTACTTGTACCATCAAACAGAAAAAACATTTGAAAACCTAGTACCATCTGCAGGAAAAAATTTGGATGATAATGTCAACAAAATGGTTAGTCTAAATAGCCATTTAAGTGAATTGCAGGAACAGAAAACAAATGTTGCTGAGAAACAAGTTCATCAAAAACCTTCTCATGATAGATGCACAGAAACAAATATGAACACTGTTGATGAAGAATCTCCTAGTTTTCCAGCTGTATCTCCTAGCATTTATGAGGAATCTTCAAATTATTCACAAGTCCAATTGAGCAAGCTTGACCCTGTGCTAGATGATGTGGCTAACTGGGAAATTCCCTGGGAGGAACTGGTAGTTGGTGAGAGGATTGGTTTAG gttcatatggaGAAGTGTATCGTGCTGATTGGAATGGGGCG GAAGTAGCTGTGAAGAAATTCCTAGACCAGGATTTTTATGGGGATGCTTTGGATGAATTCCGTAGTGAG ATTCGGATAATGCGGAGGTTGCGTCATCCAAATGTTGTTCTTTTTATGGGTGCAGTAACTCGTCCTCCTAATCTATCTATTGTTTCAGAGTTTCTTCCAAG AGGAAGCTTGTACCGGATTCTTCATCGCCCAAATTGTCAAATCGATGAGAAGCGTCGGATAAAGATGGCTCTTGATGTG GCTATGGGAATGAATTGCTTGCACACAAGTGTACCTACCATTGTCCACCGTGATCTTAAATCACCTAATCTATTGGTAAATGAGAATTGGACTGTTAAG GTTTGTGATTTTGGCCTGTCACGCTTGAAGCATAGTACGTTTCTGTCATCAAAATCTACAGCTGGAACC CCTGAGTGGATGGCTCCAGAGGTGTTGCGCAATGAAAATTCCAACGAAAA AAGTGATGTCTATAGCTTTGGAGTGATCCTCTGGGAACTTGCAACTCTGAGGATGCCATGGAGTGGAATGAACCCAATGCAAGTGGTTGGTGCTGTTGGATTCCAGAATCAACGACTTGAAATCCCAAAAGAAGTCGATCCCTTGGTTGCTAGGATCATATGGGAATGCTGGCAAAT GGACCCGAGCTTGCGTCCCTCGTTTGCACAACTGACAACTGTTCTGAAGTCCTTGCAAAGGCTCATCGTTCCTTCGCACCAGGAGTTGCAAAACCCTCCAATGCCACAAAAAATACCAGTGAACTCAATACCATAA